One Manduca sexta isolate Smith_Timp_Sample1 chromosome 26, JHU_Msex_v1.0, whole genome shotgun sequence genomic region harbors:
- the LOC115451445 gene encoding U4/U6.U5 small nuclear ribonucleoprotein 27 kDa protein, translating into MGRSPSPRRRDERRRDDRRDRDRDRERRRPRTRSRSRSLDRRRRSPERRRSPSPRRRRTRSPSPGPTTSFVKQKKTFGERPIITPADLEGKTPEEQEMLKVMGFCGFDSTKGKKVEDNVEGDVHVVLKRKYRQYMNRKGGFNRPLDFVA; encoded by the coding sequence ATGGGACGTTCGCCGAGCCCGCGGCGACGCGACGAAAGGCGCCGCGACGACAGACGAGACAGAGATCGAGACCGCGAGAGGCGAAGACCGCGCACACGGTCCCGCTCGCGGTCGCTGGACCGCCGGAGACGCTCTCCGGAACGCCGCCGGTCCCCGTCGCCAcgccgccgccgcacgcgctCCCCGTCTCCAGGGCCCACCACGTCCTTCGTCAAGCAGAAGAAGACCTTCGGAGAGCGGCCCATCATCACCCCCGCCGACTTGGAGGGCAAGACTCCTGAAGAGCAGGAGATGCTGAAGGTAATGGGCTTCTGCGGCTTCGACAGCACTAAAGGTAAGAAAGTGGAGGATAACGTGGAGGGTGACGTCCACGTGGTGCTGAAGCGTAAGTACCGACAGTACATGAACAGGAAGGGCGGGTTCAACCGGCCCCTGGACTTCGTAGCGTAG